The following proteins come from a genomic window of Galactobacillus timonensis:
- a CDS encoding D-alanyl-D-alanine carboxypeptidase family protein, producing MTMYRNMGQCFFIAVLSGSLLLAGCGKPQTATVVDDPSTYAPEETLTLSSEYYYLEDLDTGSVLLDEGSIQRMFPASLTKMMTAIVALENIPDPENVTIEITRTTLAGLIEASANRAGYWYGDTPTALDLIYGVLLPSGADCCRALALYVSGSEEAFVDLMNQKAQELGMLDTHFVNTTGLHDDNHYSTCRDLAKLLKYCMQNETFMEVIHTRKYVSTPVKTYPDGLSMDNYVLFYLDEYDPAWDTHFSIPGFIGGKGGYTIEARHCLASLCDAGSLHLLLINAHAYKEPYYYPAAIEDAATIYNYYGAHYAYEEPVVAGNPVVSLRVRNGDMTQVEAVAAETVAGILPSDSSLHVYVDVPEVIDAPVSEGTVIGKVQIYAYDRLYAESDLYLDTTVTKTFAGSVRTLLQEKGGALALLAGVAVMLLVLVRKSRRRK from the coding sequence ATGACGATGTATAGGAACATGGGGCAGTGTTTCTTTATAGCAGTGCTGAGCGGATCGCTGCTTTTGGCGGGCTGTGGTAAGCCGCAGACGGCGACGGTGGTTGATGATCCTTCCACGTATGCGCCGGAAGAAACATTGACGCTGAGCAGTGAATATTACTATCTTGAGGATCTGGATACGGGCAGTGTCCTGCTGGATGAGGGCAGTATTCAGCGGATGTTTCCGGCGAGTCTCACTAAGATGATGACAGCGATTGTTGCGCTCGAGAACATTCCGGATCCGGAAAATGTGACGATTGAGATTACGCGGACGACGCTGGCGGGGTTGATTGAGGCAAGCGCCAATCGGGCAGGCTACTGGTATGGTGATACGCCGACGGCGCTGGATCTGATTTATGGTGTCTTATTGCCGAGTGGAGCGGACTGCTGCCGGGCGCTGGCGCTCTATGTCAGCGGCAGTGAAGAGGCGTTTGTTGATCTGATGAATCAGAAGGCGCAGGAGCTTGGGATGCTTGATACCCACTTCGTTAATACGACGGGCCTGCATGATGATAACCACTATTCGACGTGCCGGGATCTTGCGAAGCTGCTGAAGTACTGTATGCAGAATGAAACGTTCATGGAAGTGATCCATACGCGGAAATATGTGTCGACGCCGGTGAAGACGTATCCTGACGGGCTGTCGATGGATAATTATGTGCTGTTCTATCTCGATGAATATGATCCGGCATGGGATACGCATTTTTCGATCCCGGGTTTTATCGGCGGCAAGGGCGGCTATACGATTGAGGCGCGTCACTGTCTGGCGAGTCTTTGTGATGCGGGCAGTCTGCACCTTCTGCTGATCAATGCCCATGCCTACAAGGAGCCGTATTATTATCCGGCGGCGATTGAGGATGCGGCCACGATCTATAACTATTACGGTGCGCATTACGCGTATGAGGAGCCGGTCGTTGCAGGAAACCCGGTGGTATCTCTCCGGGTGCGCAATGGCGATATGACGCAGGTTGAGGCGGTGGCGGCAGAGACGGTTGCGGGCATTCTTCCATCAGATTCCAGTCTGCATGTTTATGTGGATGTGCCTGAAGTTATCGATGCGCCGGTGAGCGAAGGTACCGTCATCGGTAAGGTGCAGATCTATGCCTATGATCGTCTGTATGCTGAGAGTGACCTGTATCTGGATACGACGGTGACGAAGACGTTTGCCGGCAGTGTACGTACGCTGCTGCAGGAAAAGGGCGGTGCGCTTGCGCTGCTTGCGGGTGTTGCGGTGATGTTGCTTGTGCTGGTTCGAAAATCGCGGCGCAGGAAATAA